The Thermotoga sp. SG1 region CGGATTTTCTATGGTGAAGGATTCTTTCACGGCCTATGGAAGTTATGTCTATCCACACGGAATCTACAGCCTTGGACTCTCTGTAAACGCTGGAAAGTTGATGCTTTCTCCATCTTCTGAACTGGAACTTGGTCTGGGAATGAGTTTTGACTCGATCGGCTCTGGTGTTTCAAACCCGCTGGACGTCATTCCAAACGTGAAATCAAAGAACGTAGGAGCTGGTCTTGGGTTAAAAACGTATCTTTTTGATCTTCCAGTTTCTCTGAGGACTTACCTTACGTTCAGCTCGGAAGATATCGAAAATCTCTTTACACTGGACAGCCTTTACTCTTTCAACGAGCTGAAAATCGCCCTGGGGAAAGAAAGCAGTCTTTCTGTGAGATTTAACCTTCAGCTGGCAGATCTGGACACTTTAAACTATGATATATCGCTGGCACAGACACTCTTTGAAGATCGTGCAGAACTCTTCAACGGACTTGTCCTTGTGAAAAACACCGGAAACACGATCGGTATAACATCTCTTGAACTGAATGGAGGCCAGAGAGTCAACGCTCTTTACGATCACATCTTTGTGGAGACCTACACGAAGGGCTTCAAATTCTATCTAACTGCCGGGGTGTTTCTCTCCTCTTCGATGAATCCAGCCTTCTACGTCGCTTTCAGTTTCAGCCCGAACGGATTTCCCTCCTTTCCGGTTTTCATCAATCTTAAGTGATAAAATATTTATTAGAAAAGACCCACAATGTCACAACGGAAAGGAGGCGGCAGGGATGGTCATAACAAAGAGACACGCCGTCGTTCTAAAGAGGCTCTACGAAAAGGGAGAGGAGTTCAGTGTGAGTGACTGGGAAGCTTTCGATAGAGGAACGCTGTGGCATCTTGAACTTGCCGGCCTGGTCAAACCCGTTGGTGTTAAGATGTACGATCTGACGTTCTCAGGAAACATCCTCGGGGAACTCCTCACGAACATGATCAAAGAAGGCGTTCTGAAAGATCCAGAGGAATGGGACGACTCGTTCAGATGGATCGGATCTGAAGTGATCTCCATGATCAGATACTCCAAACTTGCCCAGTCGAGGGTGAAGGGAGAGATTGCCGAGGCTCTGGAAGAGCGGGGATTTGTGAAGGAAGGAACCCTTACACCTCACGCTTATACGCTAGATGAGATCTACAACGCTTCCCAACCGAGGATCGTGGTGAATTCGCAAGTAGCGGAATATTTGAGAAAAATGGTGGAGGGACCTGGTGAGTCGAGTAAACTTCCAGTGGGCGAAAACGAACTCTTTCAACTTGAATCGATGAGGATGATCGCTTTTTCCGTTCCAAAATCTGATGTATACGCTCTCACCGGGCTCGGGCAGCAGATCAGAGCTGCTCTCAGGAAAGGACTCGTTGTGACAGATGAAGTGATCCTCGATGAACTCGTTCTGGACACAGTTGCAAAAGCCTGCGAAGGAAAAGAATTGAGCGATTTCGAGAAAAACGTTCTTCTGGAAAGAGGACTCATTGACTGGACGGGAAGCCTTCATCCGATGGCAGAACACCTCTATCTTGCCTGGAAGATATACAGAAAAGGACCCTATCTGATGACTCCAGCGTTCCAGATATCCGAAGATGAAGCACGACTGCTGATGTTGATCGAGAAGCTCTGGAAAAGGAACGAGCAAGACAGGGACGTGTTCCCGGAACCAAAACAGATAGAGGAAGAAGTGGACTGGGAATGGAAAAGAAAAGATCTCACGGTGAAACTTGCACTTTACAACCTGGAGGGCTTTGGTCTTTTGAGATCCAGAGAATACAGAGACGGTGCAAGAAGAACGCTCGTGTACGAGTTAACCAGTTACGGTGAAGAGGTACTCGAGGATCAGAAAAGGAAACTGAGGAGCATTTCCGCCACCGGTGTAAAATCCATAACCATGACGAGAAAAGAATTCGCCGCGCCGAACGTGGAATGGTACGAACAGGCAAAAAAGGAAGGACTCGTCAGCGACGCTGCACCAACGTCTTCTGGCCTTCTCTACGCGAGACTTTCTGTGGAGGTGGAAAGAAAACCCCTCATAACGAATGTGGAGATGAAAGTCCTCAGGAAGGTACCTTACAAAGCGGGCATATTCGTTGAGGATCTCGATCTGTCCGAGGAAGAAAGGATCGCACTCGACAGCCTTGAAGCGAAGAATCTGGTGGAGATTCTGCCCACCGGTCTTGTCACGCTTACAGACGCTGGTCAGCTTATGAAGAGAGCTCTGTCAGCCGCTTCTGATGACGTAGAAGCTCCTGTCACACCCCTTGTGATAAGACTTCTTCAGGCTATAAGAACGCACGGTGGTCTTCAGATGAGAGAAAAGAGGATCAGGATAAACCCGGAAAGCTGGAAGGCGGTGGAAGAAGAAGTCGGAGTTGATCCGGAAACCTTCGACGATGCGTTGAACCTTGCCAGGATATCCAGGTTCATCTCGGAAAATGCTCTGACTGAGGCAGGAGTAGCACTTCTTCAGGCGGTTGATGAACTCGCAAAGAAAGAATATCCCTGGGCTGAATTTTAAAGCCCCACCGTTCGGTGGGGCTTTTTTCACGGATAGATTCCCCTCTTCCTCGTGGCGTAGGCCACTCTGTCTATGGCGAGAATGTAAGCCGCTGTTCTCATGTCGGTGCTGTACTTGTTCTTTGTTTTCATGACCTCACTGAAAGCCTCTTTCATCATCTTTTCCAGTGCGGTTCTTATCTGATCAAGATCCCAGAAGAACTCCTGAAGGTCCTGGACCCACTCGAAGTAGGAAACGGTAACACCACCGGCGTTTGCAAGGATATCCGGAACAACGAGAACTCCTCGTCTGTTCAGAATTTCATCGGCCTCAGGTGTTGTGGGCCCGTTTGCTCCCTCCACCACGATTTTTGCTTTTATCTTCTCTGCGTTTCCTTCATGAATGGCGTTCTCCAGGGCTGCAGGAACGAGAACATCAACGTCCAACTCCAGAAGTTCTTCGTTTGAGATCTTCTCACCCTTTGGATAGGTGGAAACGGTGCCTTCCTCGAGTTTGTACCTGATCAACTCTTCCACGTCAAACCCTTCTGGATTGTAAACACCACCTTTGCTGTCACTCACCGCGACGACTTTTGAGCCAAGTTCTTGAGATATCAGGAGAGCAGCGTACTGTCCAACGTTTCCAAAACCCTGAACAGCAACGGTGGCTTTCTTTGGATCTATTCCCATAACATCCATTGAAAGTCCCGCACAAACCTTCACGCCACGTCCTGTTGCCTCTTCACGACCTTTTGAACCCCCAAGATCCACAGGTTTTCCTGTAACCACACCAAGGGCGGTGTAGCCAACGTTCATACTGTAGGTGTCCATGTACCAGGCCATCACATCTGCATTCGTGTTCACGTCTGGTGCGGGAATGTCGTTGTGCGGTCCTATGATGATCTGAATCTCGGAGAAGTACCTTCTTGAGAGTCTCTCTAGTTCGCCTCTTGAAAGTTTCTTCGGATCTACCCTAACGCCCCCTTTTCCACCTCCAAATGGAAGGTTCATCACGGCCGTTTTCCAGGTCATCCAGAACGCCAGAGCTTTAACTTCGTCTAGATTGGTGTCGGGATGGTATCTAATACCGCCTTTTGCCGGACCCCGTGCGATGTTGTGCTGCACTCGATATCCGGTAAAGACCTCAATGTGGCCATCGTCCATCCTCACAGGAAACTCGACGATCAGGACTCGTTTTGGCCTTCTCAAAACCTCTGCAATGTCTGGTTCTAGATCCATGAGGGAAGCAGCACGGTTGAACTGTTCAACTGCCATTTCGTAAAGGCTCTTTTTCGACATCCTTCTCCCCCTTTCATCTCAGTATGCGAGATACACCATATCGTTACCTATTGTATCACTTTTCGAAACAAAAGCAAAATATTTTTCGGGGGAGAAGGTTCAGACGGGTAAATTAATGTTCTGTACAGGATCTGGTCCTGGCCTTGCAAAAAGAAATCCCTACATCAACTCGATACCAATCTTTTGCAAAGTTTCGTACTCTTCGGTTGTTTCAACACCTTCTGCTATCACCTGTATACCAGATTTGCTGGCAGCGGAGAACAGTGCCTCGATCATATGACGTTTCAGCCAGTCTTTATGAACGTTTCCGATAAGACTCATATCGATTTTTATAATATCCGGCCTCAATTCTGCTAATCTTTTCAAAGAGGAAAAACCAGTGCCAAAATCGTCTATGACTATCTTGAATCTTTTCTTTTTCAAATGTTCAACAACGGAAGTCTCCAGATGCTCCATTTCGCTTTCTAATTCCAGTTTATCTGCTATTCTTCTGTAAAGGAAATCTGGATCGAGGAGGACACTGGGAGAGAGTTTTCTAGAGCTTTTTCAATAGCAAGTTCGCTCAATTCGAGAAGTACATCCAGTCTTTTTGCCAGTTCAACCAGACGAACAGATGGTACCACTTGTCCATTCTAATCCACCCCCCTAGAAAGACACTCGTAGCTATATATTTCACCAGTTGAGGTGTTTACAATAGGTTGGAAGTAGGTCACAAGAGATTCGTTTTCCAGGACAAATCTCAGAATGTCAGCTTTTCTCAGATCAAGCCAATATTGGAATGTTCGCATCTTTTTCAAAGAGCGCAACGAGATCGTTTCATCCAGTTCTAGAGGGAGTATCATTATTCTTTGTTTTTCTAGTTCTGTAAATTCTTCTGAGGAAAGGGCAAGATCAATGAATTCATCGAATTTCATTTCGAAAGAGATGTTGTCTTCTGAGAAAGAAATCTCTACGTCGTGTTTAAAAACTTCCTGGAACTTATGAAGGAGGTAATTGAGATAGTCGGCGTGAGGAACGAAAACGATGATTCTTTTCGCTGAAGAGGGGAAATTAGGGACAATTGATCCCATAATCAATCACCCCCTTCAAAAAGTTCAATATACGACCTACTCTGTCAGAATCTTCTTGAAAACTGGGTCCACTATCGTGTAACCATTCTGCGTTTTTTCCACAAAGGCCATCTTTTCCAGAGTCTCAAGAATAGAGTAGAGACGAGAATCGCTGATAAAGTCGCCCTTTGCATGGAAGATGTTTTTCAACGCTGACCAGGTGTTTATTCCCTTCGCAATCTGTCTTAAAACGAACGGATATCTCTCACTTCTTCGCTTCAGTTCATCGAGTTCTTTTTCAAAAAGAGCCTTCACAGTATGAAAAACTTCCTTTATGGCTTCATCTTTGTTTTTCTTCTCCAAATACTTTATGCCGAATAAAACCAGATACCCAACGATTCCATCTATTTCCCCCACCACTTCTTCTGGATCGAAGTTTATTTTTTCTTCTAATTCTTTGAAACCCTCTATGAGAAAATCCACGGATTGCTCGAAAGAAAAAGGCCTAACGGTGAGAAAACCGATTCCTCTTCCGTGTAACGGAGAGTCGTAGCTGTCGAGTTTCAGAAAATCGTGGAGTACACCAACCTCGGATCCTGTCACTATGAAACGTACTCTTTCCAGACTATCGTAACAATAAGCGAAGAGTGCCAGTATATCTTTCCCTCCACGCGAACCGTAATACCTGAAATACTGAGCTTCATCAAAGAAGATCACCGTTTTTGTTTTTCTTTTTTTCGAAATCTCATCGAGCTTTTCTAGCAGATCCGAAAGGCTGAACTCTTTTGGATTTATCTGAAGAGAGGTCCCGCTGATGGAAATCCCGCGGACTCTTTTCAGAAGATTCAGAAGTTTCTGAGATCGGGAGATCCTGGAGAGTTCCTCTGCGAGAAATCTTGAAAGGTGTAAAGAGGTAATGTTACCACCAGAACTCTCGTAAAGTTTTCTTCCATCTATCGTTATATGTGGAAGTTTTTTTTCGTTCAAAAAAACCTTCACGAGGGAGGACTTTCCCACTCGCCTCAAACCTGTTACCACAACGAGTGGGTAGGTTTCGACGAGCTTTTCAAGTTCTTTGAGTTCTCTTTCTCTGTCGAACAGGTCTTCCTTTCTGACCTTTGGTGTGAGAGAAAAAAGCAAAGAATCCCCCCTCTCTGGTTTATTTTATCACTTCTGGTACCAGAAGTTACTTCCGGGATCAGAAGTTCATTTTCCCTCATCGGATGATGCCTTTTTCCTGCGGACTGTTGAAACGAGTATAGAGACTATAATCAGCAACATTCCCAGCAATTGCTGGATTCCCACCCTTTCTCCTCTGAACAAAACACCCGCCATCACAGAGACCACGGTTGTGAAGTTGGAAAAGAGTGTGGTGATTATGGGAGAAACTCTCTTTATAGCGTAGTTGAGAAGAAAGAAGGCGAGTGTTGATGAGAGCACACCAAGATACAAAGCACCTGTTATCACATGGAAGTTAAAAACAGGTTTGAAATCTCCTGTTACAACGCTGAATATCGTAAAAAAGATTGCACCTGTCATCATCATGAAAAAGGTGATCTCGTTCGGTGTGAACTCTTTTGAGAGCTTTCTTGATAGAACACTGTACATTGCACCGGAAAGAACTGCGAGTAACATAAAGATCTTTCCAGAAACGTTTCCAGGTGTGATGTTGAACCCAACGATCAAGGAAACACCAAAAAAACCAAGGCCAACCAGAAGGTAGTGAGGCAGATCTCCTTTTTCTTTCAGAAGGAAGATCGCAAGTACGTTCACAACGACTGGAATCAGAGCGATGATCATTCCGGCTTCCGAGGAATTTATTCTCTGAACACCGTAGGTTTCAAACAGAAAGTAAAGCACAGGCTGAAACAGAACAAGTTTCCACAGTTTCCAGTAAGGTTTTCTTTGAAGCCTTATGAAGCCAAAAGACATTAAAAAGAGATAACTTAGAAAAGCCACGATAAAACGAAGAGAAAGAAACGTTAAAGGCGAGACATGATCGAGTGCGTTCTTTGTGAACAGAAAAGAAAATCCAAAGATAGTAGAATAGAGTAGCCCGGCTATGATGACCCTCAGTGGCATACAATTCCTCCTCGCATCGTTAATTCGATTTTTCTTTCCACACTCGAAGAGTGTTTCTCTACGATTTTCTGATGCCGATGGAACTGTTTTTTCACGCTCGCTGGAGCCACCGGGATGATCGTTTTTGAACATACTTTCTCAGATTCACGTCGAGTTCTCAGGTGTTCATGATCTTTATGATAGTAGTTTTTGTGATCCTTCAGCGTCTTCTCGGCTTTCTCACAGCTGTTGAGGGCTTTGTGATGTTGAAGAAGCTCTGGCAAGTTCCATCATAGCTTTCTGGAGTCTTTCCACATCCTTCGAGAAATAAAACACCAGAGCAAAGAGCAAAACGGCACAGATGAGCCAGAAATAAGCGGAGGTCTTCAAAGCAGTCCCAAGGGAGCCAAGGGCAACAGACATCATACCACCTGCGAACTTTCCAAAGCCCGTTCCCAACGAATCTGTGAGGTTGAATATGGAAAAAATCCTTCCTCTGTCCTGTGGTTCGTTCACGTTCAAAAGCATAAACTTCACGTTTGGGCCCGTAAGACTTGCCGTGAAAGAGGCAACAAATCCAAGAATCATCAGAACTGCAAGATTTCCAGTGTAGTCCAGGGTGAACACAGTGAAAAGAACACCAAGAGCGGTTGTTACTGAACAGAACAAAGGAAGTGAAGGTTTCGCCCTTGCGTACAGGTTAGCTCCCCACATACCCCCCAGGATGATCCCAACGATGTTTCCAAGACCAAACACCAGAAAAACAAGTGTTGCGGTTTCAACGGAGAGGGCTCTTTCTCTTCTGAAGAATTCCACCAGAAAGTACGGAATGGCACCCCAGGGAATGGTTCCGGCTATTCCTTGAAGGAAGAGAAGAAGGTTCGTCTTCACTTTTACGAGTTTCGCATAATCGGAGATCTTTGGTGCTTTTGGATAAGTGTATCCAGACTGAACAAGTTCTCCAATTCCCTTCTCAAAGGCACCTCTTTTTGGCTCTTTCAGAATGAAAATGGATAAGATAGCAAGAACGATGTTGGGAACAGAAACTGCGATAAACGGAACTCTCCAGCCATACTTTGGTCCCAAAAAACCTCCAACAATCATGCCAAGTACACTTCCTATGGAGATGGCAGAGGATATGAGTGCTACGACCTTTCCTCTTTTCACCTCGTCGAACATGTCTCCGATCATGGAATACACTATGGGAAAGGATGCTCCAACACCTATCCCTGTGAGCGCTTTCCAGAAAAACAACTCTCCGTAAGAACCAGAAAAAGCGCTCATGAGACACGGAATCTCTCCGACGAGTATGGAGTATATGAGAAGGTTTTTTCTGCTGTATTTGTCTGCTAGATACCCCCACACAAGACTCACAAGAGCACCTATTATCGTGAATGAAGATGCAACAAGTCCTATCTGTGCATCGGTGATGCCAAACTCTTTTTCTATTGCACCGATGTTTGGAGACATCACCATCTGGTCCGCGTTGAGAAGAACCATGAGGATGAGAATGAAAAACACAGCCATCATCATTCCCCCTTCAGCCAGTTTATGACTGCCTTTGTAACATCCTCTTTTTCCACATCGTTGCTCAGAACATGACCGGACCTTTCAAAAACGAGGAGTTTTCTTTTTTCTGATCTGATGTTGTTGTAGATAAATTCAGCCGCCTTCATGGGAACCATATTGTCGTTTCTTGCTGCAACAACGAGCGTATCGGATGTGATCTTTGCAACACTTTTTCTTGCAAGTTTCATGAGTTTGTAGAGTTCTGCTGCCTGTTTTGGCCAGTTGTAGGACCAGTATTCTTTCCTTAAGTACTCGATATCTGGATCGTCGTATTTTTCTGTGTTTTCCCTTGGCATCTTCTTTGAAAAGAATTTCAGAAGGGGTGTGAGGGCTATCTTTTTGTCAAAAACATGTGTTGCAGCAGCAAGTGTGACCAGTTTTGGAGGGCTCATCTGAGAAGCAAGGATCAGAGCGATCACACCACCCATCGAAAGCCCCACGACGTGTACCCTCTCGCAGATCGCACTAAGATCGTAATACGCATCGAACGCCCGTCTTAACCAGTCCTTTGCGGTCGATATGAGAAAGTCCTCACCGCACGTTCCGTGCCCTGGAAGCCTCGGTACGGAAACCGTGAAACCTGCTCTGTTCACCTCTTTTGCCATGTATTCAAAATCGTGGGGAGAGCCCGTGAAACCGTGGATGAAGAGAACCCCTTCACTTCCTCCTTCAAGGAAAATGGGAAGGGATTTTTTCACGGTTTTACAGCGAGGAAAGTCCACGAGGGACACCTCCTTCGATGTTTTTGAAGACAACAATATTTTAACATTTATTTATCAAAGATGGAAAGCGATGATAAAATCTCATACGAGGTGGTAGTGTGAGAAAGATCCTTCCGTTCCTTTTGATTTCGATCTGGGTAGGACTGGTTTTTTACTTTTCTTCTCAGTCTCCCGATGTTTCTGGAAGGCAATCCAGAAGCGTTTATTTGATTCTCAAAAGACTGGACAACGCTTTGGATTTCACTCAAACGGAATGGTACAGGAATTTGAGAAATTTCCTTGAAAGATAGTGGTTCCCCGAAAAGAAACCCTCTGGAGAGGATCTTGTGAGAAAGTTTGCCCATTTTGGTTTGTACTTCATCATGGGTGTGCTTTCTTTTGTGCTCAGTTACTCCTACATCGAAAAGTACGTGTTTTCTATATTGATGGGAGTTTCTTTTCCTACGCTGATAGCCGTTCTGGACGAGTACAATCAGAGTTTCCATAACAGGGGTTCTTCTCTTTATGATGTGATCATCGACATGAACGGGGCGATGTTCGGGGTGTTTTTTTCTCTTCTGGTGTGGTTTGTCATGAAGTTGACCGTAAAGAAATAACGGTAAGGGGGAGATAGTATGAAGATGGCCGGTGTTCTGATCATCCTTGTAATAGCTGTTGCCTGTTTTTCCCAAACAGATCTTTCGCTCCTTCTTCCAGGAGAATACCCTGTTCCTGAGTGGGTCAAACCTGGCCTGGTCGTGGTCTATCAGCACGAAGGTGGCATCAGTTCTGCTTTATATCGACTGGCCAGCTATCGAAGGCTTTCCCCCTGTTTCCCAGGAAAACCACACCTACAACATTTACGTTTCTGCATATGAAATGATCACTCCCGCAGGCAGTGTCAGCTACGAACTTTTGAACGCACAGGGAAGTATTTTGATCTACAGACTCATTCAGTATTCTTCCGGGATGTCCATGCCCGCTGAGATAATGGGAGTTCCTTCTTTTGGTCCTTTCTACATACATCCAAAACTTCTGGAAAAAGATGTGATCCTGGAAATCTCGGAGATTGATTTTGTCTGGCAAAACGAGCAGGGTGAGTACGGTGTAGATAGCGTTGTTTACTTCAACGGTCAGGAGTGTTTCAGAGCCACATTGAATGAAAGAGGACTGATGATTGGAGTGCAGTACCTTCAGGGAGGCTTTGTTATCATGACGGAACTTGTCGAATCA contains the following coding sequences:
- a CDS encoding EAL domain-containing protein; translated protein: MGSIVPNFPSSAKRIIVFVPHADYLNYLLHKFQEVFKHDVEISFSEDNISFEMKFDEFIDLALSSEEFTELEKQRIMILPLELDETISLRSLKKMRTFQYWLDLRKADILRFVLENESLVTYFQPIVNTSTGEIYSYECLSRGVD
- a CDS encoding MFS transporter, yielding MAVFFILILMVLLNADQMVMSPNIGAIEKEFGITDAQIGLVASSFTIIGALVSLVWGYLADKYSRKNLLIYSILVGEIPCLMSAFSGSYGELFFWKALTGIGVGASFPIVYSMIGDMFDEVKRGKVVALISSAISIGSVLGMIVGGFLGPKYGWRVPFIAVSVPNIVLAILSIFILKEPKRGAFEKGIGELVQSGYTYPKAPKISDYAKLVKVKTNLLLFLQGIAGTIPWGAIPYFLVEFFRRERALSVETATLVFLVFGLGNIVGIILGGMWGANLYARAKPSLPLFCSVTTALGVLFTVFTLDYTGNLAVLMILGFVASFTASLTGPNVKFMLLNVNEPQDRGRIFSIFNLTDSLGTGFGKFAGGMMSVALGSLGTALKTSAYFWLICAVLLFALVFYFSKDVERLQKAMMELARASSTSQSPQQL
- a CDS encoding DMT family transporter, whose product is MPLRVIIAGLLYSTIFGFSFLFTKNALDHVSPLTFLSLRFIVAFLSYLFLMSFGFIRLQRKPYWKLWKLVLFQPVLYFLFETYGVQRINSSEAGMIIALIPVVVNVLAIFLLKEKGDLPHYLLVGLGFFGVSLIVGFNITPGNVSGKIFMLLAVLSGAMYSVLSRKLSKEFTPNEITFFMMMTGAIFFTIFSVVTGDFKPVFNFHVITGALYLGVLSSTLAFFLLNYAIKRVSPIITTLFSNFTTVVSVMAGVLFRGERVGIQQLLGMLLIIVSILVSTVRRKKASSDEGK
- a CDS encoding VanZ family protein, whose protein sequence is MRKFAHFGLYFIMGVLSFVLSYSYIEKYVFSILMGVSFPTLIAVLDEYNQSFHNRGSSLYDVIIDMNGAMFGVFFSLLVWFVMKLTVKK
- a CDS encoding EAL domain-containing protein codes for the protein MEHLETSVVEHLKKKRFKIVIDDFGTGFSSLKRLAELRPDIIKIDMSLIGNVHKDWLKRHMIEALFSAASKSGIQVIAEGVETTEEYETLQKIGIELM
- a CDS encoding DUF505 domain-containing protein: MVITKRHAVVLKRLYEKGEEFSVSDWEAFDRGTLWHLELAGLVKPVGVKMYDLTFSGNILGELLTNMIKEGVLKDPEEWDDSFRWIGSEVISMIRYSKLAQSRVKGEIAEALEERGFVKEGTLTPHAYTLDEIYNASQPRIVVNSQVAEYLRKMVEGPGESSKLPVGENELFQLESMRMIAFSVPKSDVYALTGLGQQIRAALRKGLVVTDEVILDELVLDTVAKACEGKELSDFEKNVLLERGLIDWTGSLHPMAEHLYLAWKIYRKGPYLMTPAFQISEDEARLLMLIEKLWKRNEQDRDVFPEPKQIEEEVDWEWKRKDLTVKLALYNLEGFGLLRSREYRDGARRTLVYELTSYGEEVLEDQKRKLRSISATGVKSITMTRKEFAAPNVEWYEQAKKEGLVSDAAPTSSGLLYARLSVEVERKPLITNVEMKVLRKVPYKAGIFVEDLDLSEEERIALDSLEAKNLVEILPTGLVTLTDAGQLMKRALSAASDDVEAPVTPLVIRLLQAIRTHGGLQMREKRIRINPESWKAVEEEVGVDPETFDDALNLARISRFISENALTEAGVALLQAVDELAKKEYPWAEF
- a CDS encoding ATP-binding protein, yielding MLFSLTPKVRKEDLFDRERELKELEKLVETYPLVVVTGLRRVGKSSLVKVFLNEKKLPHITIDGRKLYESSGGNITSLHLSRFLAEELSRISRSQKLLNLLKRVRGISISGTSLQINPKEFSLSDLLEKLDEISKKRKTKTVIFFDEAQYFRYYGSRGGKDILALFAYCYDSLERVRFIVTGSEVGVLHDFLKLDSYDSPLHGRGIGFLTVRPFSFEQSVDFLIEGFKELEEKINFDPEEVVGEIDGIVGYLVLFGIKYLEKKNKDEAIKEVFHTVKALFEKELDELKRRSERYPFVLRQIAKGINTWSALKNIFHAKGDFISDSRLYSILETLEKMAFVEKTQNGYTIVDPVFKKILTE
- a CDS encoding carboxylesterase; translation: MDFPRCKTVKKSLPIFLEGGSEGVLFIHGFTGSPHDFEYMAKEVNRAGFTVSVPRLPGHGTCGEDFLISTAKDWLRRAFDAYYDLSAICERVHVVGLSMGGVIALILASQMSPPKLVTLAAATHVFDKKIALTPLLKFFSKKMPRENTEKYDDPDIEYLRKEYWSYNWPKQAAELYKLMKLARKSVAKITSDTLVVAARNDNMVPMKAAEFIYNNIRSEKRKLLVFERSGHVLSNDVEKEDVTKAVINWLKGE
- a CDS encoding Glu/Leu/Phe/Val dehydrogenase, coding for MSKKSLYEMAVEQFNRAASLMDLEPDIAEVLRRPKRVLIVEFPVRMDDGHIEVFTGYRVQHNIARGPAKGGIRYHPDTNLDEVKALAFWMTWKTAVMNLPFGGGKGGVRVDPKKLSRGELERLSRRYFSEIQIIIGPHNDIPAPDVNTNADVMAWYMDTYSMNVGYTALGVVTGKPVDLGGSKGREEATGRGVKVCAGLSMDVMGIDPKKATVAVQGFGNVGQYAALLISQELGSKVVAVSDSKGGVYNPEGFDVEELIRYKLEEGTVSTYPKGEKISNEELLELDVDVLVPAALENAIHEGNAEKIKAKIVVEGANGPTTPEADEILNRRGVLVVPDILANAGGVTVSYFEWVQDLQEFFWDLDQIRTALEKMMKEAFSEVMKTKNKYSTDMRTAAYILAIDRVAYATRKRGIYP